Proteins from one Dehalococcoidia bacterium genomic window:
- a CDS encoding SDR family NAD(P)-dependent oxidoreductase, whose translation MPRGWLEGKVAVVTGAGRGIGRGIALLMAKEGAKVVVNDLGGNTDGTGVDQGPAMEVVEEIRKAGGTAVPNFDSVASVQGGENIIKTALDNFGRIDILVNNAGILRDRMIFNMTEEEWDAVIAVHLKGQYCTIKPASILMRQQRWGRIVNFSSTSGLIGNAGQANYGAAKAGVAGLTRVVARDLGRYGVTCNAIAPVAATRLTATVPAAARDLRARAGISGAAGPAPGGAPAA comes from the coding sequence ATGCCTAGGGGATGGCTCGAAGGCAAGGTAGCTGTTGTGACCGGCGCGGGCCGCGGGATCGGCCGCGGCATCGCGCTACTGATGGCCAAGGAAGGCGCCAAGGTCGTCGTGAATGACCTCGGCGGCAACACCGACGGGACGGGCGTCGACCAGGGGCCGGCCATGGAGGTCGTCGAGGAGATCAGGAAGGCGGGCGGGACCGCAGTCCCGAACTTCGATAGCGTCGCCTCTGTCCAGGGCGGCGAGAACATCATCAAGACGGCCCTGGACAACTTCGGCCGCATAGACATCCTCGTGAACAACGCCGGCATCCTCCGCGACCGCATGATCTTCAACATGACGGAGGAGGAGTGGGACGCCGTCATCGCCGTGCACCTCAAGGGCCAGTACTGCACGATCAAGCCGGCATCGATCCTGATGCGCCAGCAACGCTGGGGGCGGATCGTCAACTTCTCGTCGACCTCGGGCCTGATCGGCAACGCGGGGCAGGCGAACTACGGCGCGGCGAAGGCCGGCGTCGCCGGGCTCACGCGCGTGGTCGCGCGCGACCTCGGCCGCTACGGGGTCACCTGCAACGCCATCGCTCCGGTGGCGGCGACGCGCCTGACGGCGACGGTGCCAGCTGCGGCGCGCGACCTGCGCGCCCGCGCCGGGATCTCCGGCGCGGCAGGGCCGGCGCCCGGGGGAGCGCCAGCGGC